In the Deinococcus ficus genome, one interval contains:
- a CDS encoding methylmalonyl-CoA carboxytransferase subunit 5S → MSDQGNKRVIGVTELALRDAHQSLMATRMALEDMEGACADLDAAGFWSVECWGGATFDACIRFLNEDPWERLRTFRRLMPNSRLQMLLRGQNLLGYRHYADDVVDAFVDRAAENGMDVFRTFDALNDVRNVERALKAVKKAGKHAQGTICYTVSPLHTVEGYVQLARDLMDLGCDSLCLKDMAALLKPQPAYDIVRGIKDALGDVPVHVHCHSTTGVTLVSLMKAIEAGADVVDTAISSLSLGPGHNPTESLVEMLEGTPYTTTLDKDRLTRIKDHFAAVRPRYTQFMSAITGVETEIFDSQIPGGMISNMESQLRQQGAGDRLKDVLLEVPRVRADAGYPPLVTPSSQIVGTQAVFNVLMGKYKVLTGEFADLALGYYGKTAGEVQPDVIAAAQAQAKKDPITVRPADLIPNEFPKLRAEAEKLDGFDGTEEDVLTYAMFPGVAAGFFKTRPEGPKNVGLDPAQADANARAAAFGANAVTTPIRYEVKVGGKTHTVQVQPA, encoded by the coding sequence ATGAGTGACCAAGGGAACAAACGTGTGATCGGCGTCACCGAGCTCGCCCTGCGGGACGCCCACCAGAGTCTCATGGCGACCCGCATGGCCCTGGAGGACATGGAGGGCGCCTGCGCGGACCTGGACGCCGCCGGGTTCTGGAGCGTGGAATGCTGGGGCGGCGCCACCTTCGACGCCTGTATCCGCTTCCTGAACGAGGACCCCTGGGAACGCCTGCGCACCTTCCGGCGCCTCATGCCCAACTCCCGGCTGCAGATGCTGCTGCGCGGCCAGAACCTCCTCGGGTACCGCCACTACGCCGACGACGTCGTGGACGCCTTCGTGGACCGGGCCGCCGAGAACGGCATGGACGTCTTCCGCACCTTCGACGCCCTGAACGACGTCCGCAACGTCGAGCGCGCCCTCAAGGCCGTGAAGAAGGCCGGCAAACACGCGCAGGGCACCATCTGCTACACCGTCAGCCCCCTGCACACCGTCGAGGGGTACGTGCAGCTCGCCCGCGACCTGATGGACCTCGGCTGCGACAGTCTGTGTCTCAAGGACATGGCCGCCCTGCTCAAACCGCAGCCTGCGTACGACATCGTGAGGGGCATCAAGGACGCCCTGGGCGACGTGCCCGTGCACGTCCACTGCCACAGCACCACCGGCGTCACCCTGGTGTCCCTGATGAAGGCCATCGAGGCCGGCGCGGACGTGGTGGACACCGCCATCAGCAGCCTCAGCCTAGGCCCCGGCCATAACCCCACCGAAAGCCTCGTGGAGATGCTGGAAGGCACCCCCTACACCACCACGCTCGACAAGGACCGCCTGACCCGCATCAAGGACCACTTCGCCGCCGTGCGCCCCAGGTACACGCAGTTCATGAGCGCGATCACCGGCGTGGAAACCGAGATCTTCGACAGCCAGATTCCCGGCGGGATGATCAGCAACATGGAATCCCAGCTCAGGCAGCAGGGCGCCGGCGACCGCCTGAAAGACGTGCTGCTGGAAGTGCCGCGCGTGCGCGCCGACGCCGGGTACCCGCCCCTGGTCACGCCCAGCAGCCAGATCGTGGGCACGCAGGCGGTGTTCAACGTCCTGATGGGCAAGTACAAGGTCCTCACCGGCGAGTTCGCCGACCTCGCCCTCGGGTACTACGGCAAGACCGCCGGCGAGGTGCAGCCCGACGTGATCGCCGCCGCGCAGGCCCAAGCGAAGAAGGACCCCATCACCGTCCGCCCCGCCGACCTGATCCCCAACGAATTCCCGAAACTCCGCGCGGAAGCCGAGAAACTCGACGGCTTCGACGGCACCGAGGAGGACGTCCTGACCTACGCCATGTTCCCCGGCGTGGCCGCCGGCTTCTTCAAGACCCGCCCCGAAGGCCCGAAGAACGTCGGCCTGGACCCCGCGCAGGCCGACGCGAACGCCCGCGCCGCCGCCTTCGGCGCGAACGCCGTGACCACCCCCATCAGGTACGAGGTCAAGGTGGGCGGCAAGACCCACACCGTGCAGGTGCAGCCCGCGTGA
- a CDS encoding S10 family peptidase — translation MTHNPDKTPDAAVDVKVDLHPGAKDSRTATDEISVTRHGVTVQGRTLTYTVTAGTMVLAEEKHGKDGEAEGARPRARVFFVAYALDEQDETTRPVTFAFNGGPGSPSLWLHLGLLGPRRVVMGDAGALTGPPYTLTDNEFTLLTHTDLVFIDPVSTGYSRVTEGEKPGEFHGFKKDIESVGDFIRLWTSRAGRWLSPKFLIGESYGTMRSAGLSGYLQERHGMFLNGLMLISTILDYATVDTTPGHDLAYVTHLPTQAATAWYHGALGRRRSLKATLREAEAFADGEYASALHLGARLTGPQRRRVAQTYARLTGLSPQVILQNDLRVPLARFRKELLRDRNLTVGRLDSRFTGMDRDAGGSQADYDPSYSAILGPYTATFNHYVRAELGYQSDLAYEVLSGRTQPWSYREFEGRHVRASDTLRSAMHQNPHLKVLVASGYYDFATPYWAARHTLDHLQLDPSLRGNVREHFYEAGHMMYVHLPSLAQQYTDLTAFIEWARQ, via the coding sequence GTGACCCACAACCCAGACAAGACCCCGGACGCCGCCGTGGACGTGAAGGTGGACCTCCACCCCGGCGCGAAGGACAGCCGGACTGCCACCGACGAGATCAGCGTCACCCGGCACGGCGTGACGGTGCAGGGGCGCACCCTGACCTACACCGTCACCGCCGGCACCATGGTTCTCGCCGAGGAGAAACACGGCAAGGACGGCGAGGCCGAAGGCGCCCGGCCCCGCGCCCGGGTGTTCTTCGTCGCGTACGCCCTGGATGAGCAGGACGAAACCACCCGCCCGGTCACCTTCGCGTTCAACGGCGGGCCCGGCAGCCCCAGCCTGTGGCTGCACCTGGGCCTCCTCGGGCCACGCCGCGTGGTGATGGGGGATGCCGGCGCCCTCACCGGCCCGCCCTACACCCTCACCGACAACGAGTTCACGCTGCTCACCCACACGGACCTCGTGTTCATCGACCCGGTCAGCACCGGGTACTCCCGCGTCACCGAGGGCGAGAAACCCGGCGAGTTCCACGGCTTCAAGAAGGACATCGAATCGGTCGGGGACTTCATCCGTCTCTGGACGTCCCGCGCCGGCCGCTGGCTGTCCCCGAAATTCCTGATCGGCGAGAGTTACGGCACTATGCGCTCCGCAGGCCTGAGCGGGTACCTGCAGGAACGGCACGGCATGTTCCTGAACGGCCTGATGCTGATCAGCACCATCCTGGACTACGCCACGGTGGACACGACCCCCGGCCACGACCTCGCGTACGTCACGCACCTGCCCACTCAGGCCGCGACCGCGTGGTACCACGGCGCCCTCGGCCGGCGCCGCAGTCTGAAGGCCACCCTGCGCGAAGCAGAGGCCTTCGCGGACGGCGAGTACGCCAGCGCCCTGCACCTCGGCGCCCGCCTGACCGGCCCCCAGCGGCGCCGCGTCGCGCAGACCTACGCCCGCCTGACCGGCCTGAGCCCGCAGGTCATCCTCCAGAACGACCTGCGCGTCCCCCTGGCCCGCTTCCGTAAGGAATTGCTGCGGGACCGCAACCTCACGGTCGGCCGCCTGGACAGCCGCTTCACCGGCATGGACCGCGACGCCGGCGGCAGCCAGGCCGACTACGACCCCAGCTACAGCGCCATCCTCGGCCCGTACACCGCCACCTTCAACCACTACGTCCGCGCCGAACTCGGCTACCAGTCCGACCTCGCCTACGAGGTCCTGTCCGGCCGCACCCAGCCCTGGAGCTACCGCGAGTTCGAGGGCCGCCACGTCCGCGCCTCGGACACGCTGCGCAGCGCCATGCACCAGAACCCGCACCTCAAGGTCCTGGTCGCCAGCGGGTACTACGACTTCGCCACCCCGTACTGGGCAGCGCGCCACACGCTGGACCACCTGCAGCTCGACCCCAGCCTGCGCGGCAACGTCCGCGAGCACTTCTACGAGGCCGGGCACATGATGTACGTGCACCTCCCCAGCCTCGCGCAGCAATACACCGATCTCACCGCGTTCATCGAGTGGGCGCGTCAGTAA
- the metH gene encoding methionine synthase, whose protein sequence is MSEWTDDLRAEARERILVLDGAWGTMLQRAGLTEADFRWDGADPLRMYRGNFDLLQLTRPDVIRDIHRAYFEAGADIASTNTFNSTTVSQADYGTEALAYAMNEAGARLAREVADEFEARDGRRRWVAGSVGPTNRTATLSPDVERPEFRNVTFDGLVEAYTEAVRGLIAGGADLILLETVFDTLNAKAALFACEEAFAQAGKTLPVMLSGTITDASGRTLSGQTPEAFAVSTEHARLFSLGLNCALGADLLRPHLRAIAANTEALVSVHPNAGLPNAFGEYDETPEHTARVLAEFAREGLVNIVGGCCGTTPEHIRAIAEAVKGIAPRTAPTLAPYLRLSGLEALTVTPDLNFVNVGERTNVTGSPKFAKAILAGDYDAGLKIARQQVASGAQIVDINFDEGMLDGEAAMVKFLNLLAGEPDISRVPLMLDSSKWEILEAGLKRVQGKCVVNSISLKDGEEKFLERARLLRRYGAAAVVMAFDEQGQADNLPRRQEILGRAYRLLREVVGFPAQDIIFDPNVLTVATGLEEHDRYALDFIEATRWIKAELPGALVSGGISNVSFSFRGNNHVREAMHAVFLYHAIGAGLDMGIVNAGMLAVYDDIEPRLRDAVEDVILARRPDATERLLALAEDYRDVKREAAAQSAWREWPVQERLKHALVQGVTDHVVEDAEEAYQLLGSPLAVIEGPLMDGMNVVGDLFGAGKMFLPQVVKSARVMKRAVAHLTPYLEASKQEAGGKGRVLLATVKGDVHDIGKNIVGVVLACNGYQVTDLGVMVPTEKVLDEAERIGADVIGLSGLITPSLDEMVTVAREMTRRGMRQPLLIGGATTSRAHTAVKIDPAYDGTVVHVLDASRAVTTTSELLADEAGYRERTRVEYDALRERHGGRQVRLIPVAEARARAPRLSPAVARAPMAPGRQVIEQPIAELLEFIDWTPFFIAWEMRGIYPTILSDPLRGEEARKLFADAQALLRRVIEENLLNARGVIGLWPARRRGDDIDVFTDGSEAPAATLHTLRQQREQATPNAALADFVAPRGDHVGAFVVGIHGAEELARAFEAQHDDYSAILVKAVADRLAEAFAEKLHRDVRVRHWGYAPDEALGNDDLIRERYAGIRPAPGYPAQPDHTEKRTIFGLLDAGEVGVALTESCAMTPAAAVSGLYFAHPEARYFAVGRIGRDQVQDYAGRKGWTLEEAERWLTPLLAYDPLKEAGAAAVPVTT, encoded by the coding sequence TTGAGCGAGTGGACTGATGACCTGCGGGCCGAGGCGCGCGAACGAATCCTGGTGCTGGACGGGGCGTGGGGCACCATGCTTCAGCGGGCGGGATTGACGGAAGCGGATTTCCGGTGGGACGGCGCGGACCCTCTGCGGATGTACCGGGGCAACTTCGACCTGTTGCAATTGACGCGGCCGGACGTGATCCGGGACATTCACCGCGCTTACTTCGAGGCGGGCGCGGATATCGCCAGCACGAACACCTTCAACAGCACGACGGTTTCCCAGGCGGATTACGGGACGGAGGCGCTGGCGTACGCGATGAACGAGGCGGGCGCGCGGCTGGCCCGGGAGGTCGCGGACGAGTTCGAGGCGCGTGACGGCCGCCGGCGCTGGGTGGCGGGGAGCGTGGGGCCGACGAACCGCACGGCAACCCTGTCGCCGGACGTGGAACGGCCCGAGTTCCGGAACGTGACCTTCGACGGTCTGGTGGAAGCGTACACGGAGGCGGTGCGGGGCCTGATCGCGGGCGGCGCGGACCTGATCCTGCTGGAGACGGTGTTTGACACGTTGAACGCGAAGGCGGCGCTGTTCGCGTGCGAGGAGGCGTTCGCGCAGGCCGGGAAGACGCTGCCGGTGATGCTGTCCGGGACGATCACGGACGCGTCGGGGCGCACGCTGAGCGGGCAGACGCCGGAGGCGTTCGCGGTGAGCACGGAGCACGCCCGGCTGTTCAGCCTGGGGCTGAACTGCGCGCTGGGCGCGGACCTGTTGCGCCCGCACCTGCGGGCCATCGCGGCGAACACGGAGGCGCTGGTGTCGGTGCACCCGAACGCCGGGCTGCCGAACGCGTTCGGGGAGTACGACGAGACGCCGGAGCACACGGCGCGCGTGCTGGCGGAGTTCGCGCGGGAGGGGCTGGTGAACATCGTGGGCGGCTGCTGCGGCACCACGCCGGAGCACATCCGCGCCATTGCCGAGGCCGTGAAGGGCATCGCGCCGCGCACGGCGCCCACCCTGGCACCGTACCTGCGCCTGAGTGGGCTGGAGGCGCTGACGGTCACGCCGGACCTGAACTTCGTGAACGTCGGGGAGCGCACGAACGTGACCGGCAGCCCGAAGTTCGCGAAGGCGATCCTGGCCGGGGACTACGACGCAGGCCTGAAGATCGCGCGCCAGCAGGTCGCCAGCGGCGCGCAGATCGTGGACATCAACTTTGACGAGGGCATGCTGGACGGCGAGGCGGCCATGGTGAAGTTCCTGAACCTGCTGGCCGGCGAGCCGGACATCTCCCGCGTGCCGCTGATGCTGGATTCCAGCAAGTGGGAGATCCTGGAAGCGGGCCTCAAGCGCGTGCAGGGCAAGTGCGTGGTGAACAGCATCTCCCTGAAGGACGGCGAGGAGAAGTTCCTGGAGCGGGCACGGCTGCTGCGGCGGTACGGGGCGGCGGCGGTCGTGATGGCCTTCGACGAGCAGGGGCAGGCGGACAACCTGCCGCGCCGGCAGGAGATCCTGGGCCGCGCCTACCGGCTGCTGCGGGAGGTGGTGGGGTTCCCCGCGCAGGACATCATTTTCGACCCGAACGTGCTGACCGTGGCGACCGGGCTGGAGGAACACGACCGGTACGCGCTGGATTTCATCGAGGCGACCCGCTGGATCAAGGCGGAACTGCCGGGCGCGCTGGTGTCGGGCGGGATCAGCAACGTGTCGTTCAGTTTCCGCGGGAACAACCACGTGCGTGAGGCGATGCACGCGGTGTTCCTGTACCACGCGATCGGCGCGGGCCTGGACATGGGCATCGTGAACGCCGGGATGCTGGCCGTGTACGACGACATCGAGCCGCGGCTGCGCGACGCGGTGGAGGACGTGATCCTGGCGCGCCGGCCGGACGCCACCGAGCGGCTGCTGGCCCTGGCCGAGGATTACCGCGACGTGAAGCGCGAGGCGGCGGCGCAGAGCGCGTGGCGGGAGTGGCCGGTACAGGAGCGGCTGAAGCACGCGCTGGTGCAGGGCGTCACGGACCACGTGGTGGAGGACGCCGAGGAAGCCTACCAGTTGCTGGGGTCGCCGCTGGCGGTGATCGAGGGGCCGCTGATGGACGGCATGAACGTGGTCGGGGACCTGTTCGGCGCCGGGAAGATGTTCCTGCCGCAGGTGGTGAAGTCTGCCCGCGTGATGAAGCGCGCCGTGGCGCACCTCACCCCGTACCTGGAGGCCTCGAAGCAGGAGGCGGGCGGCAAGGGCAGGGTGCTGCTCGCCACCGTGAAGGGCGACGTGCACGACATCGGGAAGAACATCGTGGGTGTGGTGCTGGCCTGCAACGGGTACCAGGTGACGGACCTGGGCGTGATGGTCCCCACCGAGAAGGTGCTGGACGAGGCCGAGCGCATCGGCGCGGACGTGATCGGCCTGAGCGGTCTGATCACCCCCAGCCTGGACGAGATGGTCACGGTGGCCCGCGAGATGACCCGGCGCGGCATGCGGCAGCCGCTGCTGATCGGCGGGGCGACCACCAGCCGCGCGCACACCGCCGTGAAGATCGACCCGGCGTACGACGGCACGGTGGTGCACGTGCTGGACGCCAGCCGCGCCGTGACGACCACCAGTGAGCTGCTGGCCGACGAGGCCGGCTACCGCGAGCGGACCCGCGTGGAGTACGACGCGCTGCGGGAGCGGCACGGCGGGCGGCAGGTGCGCCTGATTCCCGTGGCGGAGGCCCGGGCACGGGCGCCGCGCCTCTCCCCGGCCGTGGCGCGCGCCCCGATGGCCCCCGGCCGGCAGGTGATCGAGCAGCCCATCGCGGAACTGCTGGAGTTCATCGACTGGACGCCCTTTTTCATCGCCTGGGAGATGCGGGGCATCTACCCCACCATCCTCAGCGACCCGCTGCGCGGTGAGGAGGCCCGCAAGCTGTTCGCCGACGCGCAGGCGCTGCTCCGGCGCGTGATCGAGGAGAACCTGCTGAACGCCCGGGGCGTGATCGGGCTGTGGCCCGCAAGGCGGCGCGGGGATGACATCGACGTGTTCACGGACGGGAGCGAGGCGCCCGCGGCGACTCTGCACACCCTGCGGCAGCAGCGGGAGCAGGCGACACCGAACGCGGCCCTGGCGGACTTCGTGGCGCCCCGCGGCGACCATGTGGGGGCGTTCGTGGTCGGCATTCACGGCGCGGAGGAGCTCGCGCGGGCCTTCGAGGCGCAGCACGACGATTACAGCGCGATCCTGGTCAAGGCGGTCGCGGACCGCCTGGCCGAGGCGTTCGCGGAGAAACTGCACCGCGACGTGCGCGTGCGGCACTGGGGGTACGCCCCGGACGAGGCGCTGGGCAACGACGACCTGATCCGCGAGCGGTACGCCGGCATCCGCCCCGCGCCGGGGTATCCCGCGCAGCCGGACCACACCGAAAAGCGCACCATCTTCGGGCTGCTGGACGCCGGTGAGGTCGGGGTGGCCCTCACGGAGTCCTGCGCGATGACGCCGGCCGCGGCGGTGTCCGGGCTGTACTTCGCGCACCCGGAGGCGCGGTACTTCGCGGTGGGCCGGATCGGGCGCGATCAGGTGCAGGACTACGCCGGGCGCAAGGGCTGGACGCTGGAGGAGGCCGAGCGCTGGCTGACGCCCCTGCTGGCCTACGATCCGCTGAAGGAAGCGGGGGCGGCGGCCGTGCCGGTGACCACGTGA
- a CDS encoding methylenetetrahydrofolate reductase — MTSGSRVSVELVPRSRSGLRREIAQVAEHLPSVDTINVPEFLRYSTRSWEGAAFARPRFRGIPHVRAIDLNPREPLPMCGPLVAHGMDELLVVSGDPPADMSHRVYNVDAEQAIRRVARELPHVRVYAGLDPYRQSFARERDYLERKLEAGAVGFFSQPFFDLRLMDAYADLIPDGVEMWWGATSVLSEGSYTYWESRNHAVFPRAFRPTLEWNRQFAADLLQFARDRGHHAYFMPIKTDVVEYLGGIL, encoded by the coding sequence GTGACGTCGGGCTCGCGCGTCTCGGTGGAACTGGTGCCTCGCTCGCGTTCCGGGCTGCGGCGGGAGATCGCGCAGGTGGCCGAGCACCTGCCCAGCGTGGACACCATCAACGTGCCGGAGTTCCTGCGGTACAGCACGCGCTCCTGGGAGGGCGCGGCGTTCGCCCGGCCGCGCTTCCGGGGCATTCCGCACGTGCGGGCCATCGACCTGAACCCGCGCGAGCCCCTGCCGATGTGCGGGCCGCTGGTGGCGCACGGCATGGACGAGCTGCTGGTCGTGTCCGGTGACCCGCCGGCCGACATGAGTCACCGCGTGTACAACGTGGACGCCGAGCAGGCGATCCGCCGCGTGGCGCGCGAGCTGCCGCATGTGAGGGTGTACGCGGGTCTGGACCCGTACCGGCAGTCGTTCGCGCGGGAACGGGACTACCTGGAGCGCAAGCTGGAGGCCGGCGCGGTGGGGTTTTTCAGCCAGCCGTTCTTCGACCTGCGCCTGATGGACGCCTACGCGGACCTGATCCCGGACGGCGTGGAGATGTGGTGGGGCGCCACGTCCGTGCTGTCGGAGGGGTCCTACACCTACTGGGAGTCCCGGAACCACGCGGTGTTTCCGCGAGCGTTCCGGCCGACGCTGGAGTGGAACCGGCAGTTCGCGGCGGACCTGTTGCAGTTCGCGCGGGACCGGGGCCACCATGCGTATTTCATGCCGATCAAGACGGACGTGGTGGAGTATCTGGGCGGCATCCTCTAG
- a CDS encoding DUF4139 domain-containing protein yields the protein MTPSAARLLALTILSSSAALATDLRIYPSFTEVREAVSSTGNTLTVALPQEAWAGVIGGSLDLEGLAFNSAIQKLEANWLSTLEGKTVFLRGEDGKVEPVTLVRAKDLLVKDSSGRYFSVRYEQLQFDVLPPSNPLSPSQTLTFNLKAPGTGTLSYLTRSVTWQPRYTLKASDAGAQLSALADVRNGTDLPYDVKNTELYAGDVNVQGGGYPPPMPMAAVTAESAYGRAADAAPKIENAGDLRGLYRYALTTPFTLPANSVVTLPFLTPKLTSFERYVGLNTYFSTGTQEGTLNRFYRFKADDRLPAGPITVREDNRIVGQTNIGETRKGGEVEFTLGDDPDVAYTRAVQTVTQTKDAKGNVTKTTYKVTYTLESSKTRQVRAEITERVGGRLVTIDTGKATQNQALATVKVDVPANGKVSRSFTVVIDNS from the coding sequence ATGACACCCTCCGCTGCCCGCCTGCTCGCCCTGACCATCCTCTCCAGCAGCGCCGCCCTGGCCACCGACCTGCGCATTTACCCCAGCTTCACCGAGGTGCGCGAGGCGGTCAGCAGCACCGGCAACACCCTGACCGTGGCCCTGCCCCAGGAAGCCTGGGCGGGTGTGATCGGCGGCAGCCTCGACCTGGAAGGTCTGGCCTTCAACAGCGCCATCCAGAAACTGGAGGCGAACTGGCTGAGCACCCTGGAAGGCAAGACGGTGTTCCTGCGCGGGGAGGACGGCAAGGTCGAGCCCGTGACCCTGGTGCGCGCCAAGGACCTGCTCGTGAAGGACTCGAGCGGCCGCTACTTCAGCGTGCGCTACGAGCAGCTGCAGTTCGACGTGCTGCCCCCCAGCAACCCCCTCAGCCCCTCGCAGACCCTGACCTTCAACCTTAAGGCGCCGGGCACCGGCACCCTGAGCTACCTGACCCGCAGCGTCACCTGGCAGCCCCGCTACACCCTGAAGGCCAGCGACGCCGGCGCGCAGCTGAGCGCCCTGGCGGACGTCCGCAACGGCACCGACCTGCCGTACGACGTGAAGAACACCGAACTGTACGCCGGCGACGTGAACGTCCAGGGCGGAGGCTACCCGCCCCCCATGCCCATGGCCGCCGTGACCGCCGAATCCGCGTACGGCCGCGCCGCAGACGCCGCCCCCAAGATCGAGAACGCCGGGGACCTGCGCGGCCTGTACCGCTACGCCCTGACCACGCCCTTCACGCTGCCCGCCAACAGCGTCGTGACCCTGCCCTTCCTGACGCCGAAACTCACCAGCTTCGAGCGGTACGTGGGCCTGAACACCTACTTCAGCACCGGCACGCAGGAAGGCACCCTGAACCGCTTCTACCGCTTCAAGGCCGACGACCGCCTCCCGGCCGGCCCGATCACCGTCCGCGAGGACAACCGCATCGTGGGTCAGACGAACATCGGCGAGACCCGCAAGGGCGGCGAGGTGGAATTCACGCTCGGGGACGACCCGGACGTCGCCTACACCCGCGCCGTGCAGACCGTCACGCAGACCAAGGACGCCAAGGGCAACGTCACGAAGACCACCTACAAGGTCACGTACACCCTGGAAAGCAGCAAGACCCGTCAGGTCCGCGCCGAAATCACCGAACGCGTCGGCGGGCGCCTCGTGACCATCGACACCGGCAAGGCCACCCAGAACCAGGCCCTCGCCACCGTGAAGGTGGACGTGCCCGCGAACGGCAAGGTCAGCCGCAGCTTCACCGTGGTGATCGACAACTCCTGA
- a CDS encoding ABC transporter ATP-binding protein — protein MSPTVARDRSGIAATGETLLDVQHLEKFFPIRGGLMSRVVGNVKAVNDISFKVGRGEVVGLVGESGSGKTTAGRAILRLIEPTGGQVIFNGTDITKLSKAQMRDYRREMQIIFQDPFASLNPRMTVSDIIGEAMQIHNLHPGKDRIDRIAELLARVGLRPEHMGRYPHEFSGGQRQRIGIARALAVDPSFIVADEPVSALDVSIQAQVVNLIQDLQEELGLTVLFIAHDLHVVEYICDRMIVMYCGRIMEIAPSRELNRNPKHPYTEALLSAAPVPDPSVKRQRIILEGDVPSPINPPSGCVFRTRCRYAIPDCANIVPELREVGPDHFKACIRDDIL, from the coding sequence ATGAGTCCCACCGTCGCCCGCGACCGCAGCGGCATCGCCGCCACCGGCGAGACCCTGCTGGACGTGCAGCACCTCGAGAAGTTCTTCCCCATCCGCGGCGGCCTGATGTCCCGCGTGGTCGGCAACGTCAAGGCCGTCAACGACATCAGCTTCAAGGTCGGCCGCGGCGAAGTGGTCGGTCTGGTCGGCGAGTCCGGCTCCGGCAAGACCACCGCCGGGCGCGCCATCCTTCGCCTGATCGAACCGACCGGCGGGCAGGTCATCTTCAACGGCACGGACATCACCAAGCTGTCCAAGGCGCAGATGCGCGACTACCGCCGGGAGATGCAGATCATCTTCCAGGACCCCTTCGCCAGCCTGAACCCCCGCATGACCGTCTCGGACATCATCGGCGAGGCCATGCAGATCCACAACCTGCACCCCGGCAAGGACCGCATCGACCGCATCGCCGAACTGCTCGCGCGGGTGGGCCTGCGCCCCGAGCACATGGGCCGCTACCCGCACGAGTTCAGCGGCGGTCAGCGTCAGCGCATCGGGATCGCCCGCGCGCTCGCCGTGGACCCCAGCTTCATCGTGGCGGACGAGCCCGTCTCCGCGCTGGACGTCTCCATCCAGGCGCAGGTCGTGAACCTGATCCAGGACCTCCAGGAGGAGCTTGGCCTGACCGTGCTGTTCATTGCGCACGACCTGCACGTCGTGGAGTACATCTGCGACCGCATGATCGTTATGTACTGCGGGCGCATCATGGAGATCGCCCCCAGCCGCGAACTGAACCGCAACCCCAAGCACCCCTACACCGAGGCGCTGCTGTCCGCCGCGCCGGTGCCGGACCCCAGCGTGAAGCGCCAGCGCATCATCCTGGAGGGGGACGTGCCCAGCCCGATCAACCCGCCCAGCGGCTGCGTGTTCCGCACCCGCTGCCGGTACGCGATTCCTGACTGCGCGAACATCGTGCCGGAACTGCGTGAGGTCGGCCCGGACCACTTCAAGGCCTGCATCCGCGACGACATCCTGTAA
- a CDS encoding ABC transporter ATP-binding protein, translating to MTHQGEKMLAVNGLKTYFHTDDGVVKSVDGVTFSINKGETLAVVGESGSGKSVTSLSIMRLIPMPPGQIAGGEILFTGPDGKTRDIVNLSEAEMRQIRGNEISMIFQEPMTSLNPVYTVGDQIAEAVMLHQGKNRKEAMQVATDMLRFVGIPAPEKRVHEYPHQMSGGMRQRVMIAMALSCNPALLIADEPTTALDVTIQAQILDLMRKLQKDIGMSILFITHNLGVVAEMADRVVVMYGGRVVEEADVMTIFKNPRHPYTMGLINSIPKPGDYEHIPGQPKPRLEAIPGNVPNPLSLPPGCAFEPRCKFAIAACNDAVPALEDMGGGHMSRCIRWREFTEAQTPQATRTNAEVGV from the coding sequence ATGACCCATCAGGGCGAAAAAATGCTGGCCGTGAACGGCCTGAAAACCTACTTCCACACCGATGACGGCGTCGTGAAGAGCGTCGACGGCGTGACCTTCAGCATCAACAAAGGTGAGACGCTCGCCGTCGTGGGCGAATCCGGCTCCGGCAAGAGCGTCACCAGCCTGAGCATCATGCGCCTGATTCCCATGCCGCCCGGCCAGATCGCCGGCGGGGAGATCCTGTTCACCGGCCCTGACGGCAAGACCCGCGACATCGTGAACCTCAGCGAAGCGGAGATGCGCCAGATTCGCGGGAACGAGATCAGCATGATCTTCCAGGAACCCATGACCAGCCTCAACCCCGTGTACACGGTCGGCGACCAGATCGCCGAGGCGGTCATGCTCCACCAGGGCAAGAACCGCAAGGAAGCCATGCAGGTCGCCACTGACATGCTGCGCTTCGTGGGGATTCCCGCGCCCGAAAAGCGCGTGCACGAGTACCCGCACCAGATGTCCGGCGGGATGCGCCAGCGCGTCATGATCGCTATGGCGCTCTCCTGCAACCCCGCCCTGCTGATCGCCGACGAGCCCACCACGGCCCTTGACGTGACCATCCAGGCGCAGATTCTGGACCTGATGCGCAAGCTGCAGAAGGACATCGGGATGAGCATTCTGTTCATCACGCACAACCTGGGCGTCGTGGCCGAGATGGCCGACCGCGTGGTCGTGATGTACGGCGGGCGCGTGGTCGAAGAGGCCGACGTGATGACCATCTTCAAGAACCCCCGTCACCCCTACACGATGGGCCTGATCAACAGCATCCCCAAGCCCGGCGACTACGAGCACATTCCCGGGCAGCCCAAGCCGCGCCTGGAAGCCATTCCCGGGAACGTGCCCAACCCGCTGAGCCTGCCGCCCGGCTGCGCTTTCGAGCCGCGCTGCAAGTTCGCCATCGCCGCCTGCAACGACGCCGTGCCTGCCCTGGAAGACATGGGCGGCGGCCACATGTCCCGCTGCATCCGCTGGCGTGAATTCACCGAAGCCCAGACGCCCCAGGCGACCCGCACCAACGCAGAGGTGGGCGTATGA